The Synchiropus splendidus isolate RoL2022-P1 chromosome 8, RoL_Sspl_1.0, whole genome shotgun sequence genome has a window encoding:
- the zc3h4 gene encoding zinc finger CCCH domain-containing protein 4 isoform X1, with product MAVESMTVHPNSPTTNHEHNSLLTDERPEDGELEEGELEDDGGELEEETGGGGEPAAAGGDGGDGAGAGADPGGEGDGERQRRSKERHASSGSDEERAHRRKRKRKKEKEREREKRRAKKKRKSKHKRHASSDDDHSDYSDDSDYSPSEKRKYREYSPQYPPSSHSGYGGSKKASYMKMDKQSYGGYDDYEEDNYEGEEEEDMGDEEYDDFTKELNQYRKAKEGGGGRGGRDDKFINTGFGQSDSSSRFCMFVSSRKVKKFQLWLRGRMKNMRGRGGMRGRGRGRGGSRGRGGRGGKMGGDDDGDGYGEDMEYPDDDYDHMGEDDYDDYSKELSHYKKSRGRGGRGNRMRGRGKGGRGMIRGKLRNRGRGRGDMGNDDDNMGDMDNGDGIGDSGPGMGRRSEKDKKGKAICKYYIEGRCTWGEHCNFSHDIELPKKKELCKFYITGYCARADHCPYMHGEFPCKLFHTTGNCVNGDECMFSHDTLNDDTQELLSKMLAEDAEAGAEDEKEVEELKKQGINPLPKPPPGVGLLPTPPRPAPMDNNMAPVEYGGSPPMDFGGPPPPNHVQIPPGPGPVPVPNPCPGPPPPLGPEEGSPYQEGSPNPHGQAGAGGGAGRKIPSLFEIKVQPTGQLAQKLAVRGQTPSGPQTQTAAPSAPGAPPPSFPPPGMVTPDGAPNMGPGDLPPGSTSAGGNFYNNFYNQDGAAMEGVVEEGESFQDERGGPGKFNQSGPQEATSANGPPAGQGGLSVPDFLPPAQRVLFMRIQQKQQEEEERARRMAEGGSEKSREAEGDSGNWYSSEDEDGGGSVTSILKTLRQQVPQKSDGPPTDPRLHKAVAAAANSSARPADPRLARDPRLARAAELAQSSDSSSGPPADPRLARLAASSTGSNLPAAKPEPPLIYKPPPLTAPAPEEEETERVLRDKPVPIPLDPLMGMALRDPRSQLQQFSHIKKDILLHMPAFSKTITWSPEDLLPLPIPKQDFLPLPPGIPTVASLDPRLSRAQPQHNPPPLSKPSPPLLPTPSQDVPAPASSSSSLPDFELLSRILKTVGSSPSQAPSPPLLPTPTPPLSLLSTPPPVLSAAVDKPVDPRMARKAPVDPRLQPHKSALKQPSEPPPPPLSSAPSVKPSSSPPAIAPYDPRVLSAGGAGRGVGPVAAGGTSVLSGISLYDPRTKKPGSPSSNGGSNNSPNSSGSESKSGDVSSSKPKTKEPLFVRKSALDQPDLEKSSEQGTDRYNSYNRPRPKPAPSPNSTAQGAAGGAAAASGQGGAGGSGEPGVHALPVSSLFGVVKQASKPGGTSSPFGGNSPAQTEQTTAEQDNASLKDVFKGFDPTASPFCQ from the exons ATGGCTGTGGAAAGCATGACTGTCCATCCAAACTCCCCAACTACCAACCACGAACACAACAGTCTCCTGACTGACGAAAG GCCAGAAgatggagagctggaggagggcgAATTGGAGGATGATGGAGGAGAACTAGAGGAGGAAACAGGTGGAGGCGGAGAACCGGCTGCAGCAGGAGGCGATGGAGGAGACGgggctggtgctggtgctgaccCGGGTGGGGAAGGAGACGGCGAGAGGCAGCGACGAAGCAAAGAGCGCCATGCCAGCAGCGGCTCTGACGAAGAGAGAGCCCACCGCCgcaagaggaagagaaagaaagagaaagaacgaGAGCGGGAGAAGCGCAGGGCAAAGAAGAAGCGCAAGTCAAAACACAAA CGGCACGCTTCGTCTGACGATGACCATTCGGACTACAGCGATGACTCGGACTACTCACCTAGTGAGAAGAGGAAGTACAGAGAGTACAGCCCCCAATATCCCCCATCT TCTCACAGCGGATATGGCGGCTCAAAGAAAGCCAGCTACATGAAGATGGACAAGCAGAGCTATGGTGGCTATGATGACTATGAGGAGGATAActatgaaggagaggaggaggaggatatgGGTGATGAAGAATATGATGACTTCACTAAGGAGCTTAACCAGTACCGTAAAGCcaaggaggggggaggaggtcGCGGCGGTCGAG ATGACAAGTTTATAAATACAGGCTTTGGTCAGTCAGATTCAAGCTCCAGATTCTGCATGTTTGTCAGCTCAAGAAAGGTGAAGAAGTTCCAGCTGT GGTTGAGAGGACGCATGAAGAACATGAGAGGCCGTGGGGGcatgagagggagggggagaggtcgaggaggaagcagaggaagaggaggacgaggaggaaaaATGGGTGGAGACGATGATGGCGATGGATACGGGGAAGATATGGAG TACCCCGACGACGATTACGACCACATGGGAGAAGACGATTATGACGACTATTCGAAGGAGCTCAGTCACTATAAGAAGTCAAGAGGTCGAG GTGGCAGAGGCAATCGCATGAGAGGCCGGGGTAAGGGAGGCCGTGGCATGATCCGGGGAAAGCTGAGGAAccgagggagaggaagaggggacATGGGGAACGATGACGACAACATGGGAGACATGGACAACGGG GATGGAATTGGGGACTCTGGCCCAGGCATGGGACGGAGGTCTGAAAAGGACAAGAAGGGGAAGGCCATCTGCAAGTACTACATAGAGGGGCGGTGCACCTGG GGAGAGCACTGCAACTTCAGCCACGACATCGAGTTGcccaagaagaaggagctgtGCAAGTTCTACATCACTGGATACTGTGCCCGAGCGGACCACTGCCCCTACATGCATG GTGAATTTCCCTGCAAGCTGTTCCACACGACAGGAAACTGCGTCAATGGCGACGAGTGCATGTTCTCACACGACACGCTCAACGATGACACACAAGAGCTGCTCAGCAAG ATGCTGGCGGAAGATGCCGAAGCAGGAGCGGAAGatgagaaggaggtggaggagctgaagaagcagGGGATCAACCCGCTCCCTAAACCCCCTCCCGGGGTCGGCCTCCTCCCAACCCCTCCCAGACCAGCTCCCATGGACAACAACATGGCACCGGTGGAGTACGGAGGCAGTCCACCTATGGACTTTGGGGGTCCCCCTCCACCAAACCATGTACAGATCCCCCCTGGGCCTGGTCCAGTTCCTGTGCCCAACCCCTGCCctggccctcctcctcctcttggtcCTGAGGAAGGAAGTCCCTATCAAGAAGGATCCCCAAATCCCCATGGTCAGGCTGGTGCTGGAGGGGGTGCAGGGAGGAAGATCCCCTCTTTGTTTGAGATCAAGGTACAGCCAACTGGACAGCTCGCCCAGAAACTGGCTGTCAG GGGCCAGACCCCGAGTGGCCCTCAGACTCAAACCGCAGCACCGAGTGCCCCTGGTGCTCCGCCTCCTAGCTTCCCGCCTCCAGGCATGGTGACTCCAGATGGAGCTCCAAACATGGGCCCTGGAGACCTGCCTCCTGGTTCCACTTCTGCAGGTGGAAACTTCTACAACAACTTCTACAACCAGGACGGCGCGGCCATGGAGGGAGTGGTGGAGGAAG GTGAGAGCTTCCAAGATGAGAGAGGAGGGCCTGGGAAGTTCAACCAGTCGGGTCCCCAAGAGGCGACGTCGGCTAACGGACCGCCTGCCGGTCAGGGAGGATTATCAGTGCCTGACTTCCTGCCTCCAGCTCAGCGTGTTCTCTTCATGAGGatccagcagaagcagcaggaggaggaggagagagctcGCAGGATGGCTGAGGGAGGATCAGAGAAGAGCCGAGAAGCTGAAG GCGACTCTGGGAACTGGTACTCCAGTGAAGATGAGGATGGAGGCGGGAGTGTGACGTCCATCCTGAAGACTCTTCGTCAGCAGGTTCCTCAAAAGTCTGACGGCCCACCGACCGACCCTCGTCTTCACAAGgccgtcgctgctgctgctaacTCTTCAGCCCGCCCTGCTGACCCCCGCCTGGCACGGGACCCTCGACTTGCCCGCGCCGCAGAATTGGCCCAAAGCTCTGACTCCTCGTCCGGTCCACCAGCAGATCCGCGCTTGGCCCGGCTCGCCGCCTCTTCCACTGGCTCCAACTTACCTGCGGCGAAACCTGAACCACCACTCATCTACAAGCCCCCGCCGCTCACAGCCCCGGCCCCCGAAGAGGAGGAAACGGAGCGGGTTCTGAGGGACAAGCCCGTCCCCATTCCCCTGGACCCCCTCATGGGCATGGCGCTGAGAGACCCGCGATCCCAGCTGCAGCAGTTCAGCCATATCAAGAAAGATATTCTTCTCCACATGCCAGCCTTCTCCAAAACCATCACCTGGTCGCCCGAGGACCTGCTCCCTCTTCCCATCCCCAAACAGGACTTCCTTCCTCTCCCACCAGGCATCCCCACAGTCGCCTCCCTCGACCCGCGACTGTCTCGCGCCCAGCCACAGCAcaaccctcctcctctctccaagccctcacctcctcttcttcctacTCCCTCCCAAGACGTCCCTGCTCcggcctcctcatcctcctccctcccgGACTTTGAACTGCTCTCTCGTATTCTTAAGACAGTTGGTTCCAGCCCGTCCCAGGCCCCCTCACCTCCTCTCTTACCCACACCCACTCCACCTTTGTCTCTGCTGAGCACCCCCCCACCAGTTCTTTCTGCTGCAGTCGATAAGCCCGTGGACCCCAGAATGGCTCGTAAAGCTCCTGTGGATCCTCGATTACAGCCGCACAAGTCTGCCCTCAAGCAGCCATCAGAACCGCCAccgcctcctctctcctctgctccatctGTGAAGCCTTCAAGTTCCCCACCCGCCATCGCACCTTACGACCCACGTGTCCTGTCAGCAGGGGGAGCAGGTCGTGGCGTGGGTCCGGTGGCAGCGGGGGGTACCAGTGTTCTGAGTGGCATCAGCTTGTATGACCCACGGACTAAAAAGCCCGGCAGTCCCAGCAGCAACGGCGGCTCAAACAACTCCCCCAACTCATCCGGATCGGAATCCAAATCCGGCGACGTCTCCTCAAGTAAACCCAAAACCAAGGAGCCGCTGTTTGTTCGCAAGTCTGCTCTGGACCAACCGGACCTGGAAAAAAGTTCAGAGCAGGGGACGGACAGGTACAACAGCTACAACAGGCCCCGACCCAAACCTGCACCGTCACCCAACTCCACTGCCCAAGGAGCTGCCGGTGGAGCTGCTGCGGCCAGTGGTCAGGGTGGTGCTGGAGGCTCAGGTGAGCCTGGCGTCCACGCTCTCCCGGTGTCCTCACTCTTTGGTGTCGTGAAGCAGGCGTCCAAACCAGGCGGAACCAGCAGCCCATTCGGAGGCAACAGCCCAGCGCAGACGGAGCAGACCACAGCAGAGCAGGACAACGCCTCACTGAAGGACGTTTTCAAGGGCTTCGACCCCACAGCCTCGCCCTTCTGTCAGTGA
- the zc3h4 gene encoding zinc finger CCCH domain-containing protein 4 isoform X3, with translation MAVESMTVHPNSPTTNHEHNSLLTDERPEDGELEEGELEDDGGELEEETGGGGEPAAAGGDGGDGAGAGADPGGEGDGERQRRSKERHASSGSDEERAHRRKRKRKKEKEREREKRRAKKKRKSKHKRHASSDDDHSDYSDDSDYSPSEKRKYREYSPQYPPSSHSGYGGSKKASYMKMDKQSYGGYDDYEEDNYEGEEEEDMGDEEYDDFTKELNQYRKAKEGGGGRGGRGLRGRMKNMRGRGGMRGRGRGRGGSRGRGGRGGKMGGDDDGDGYGEDMEYPDDDYDHMGEDDYDDYSKELSHYKKSRGRGGRGNRMRGRGKGGRGMIRGKLRNRGRGRGDMGNDDDNMGDMDNGDGIGDSGPGMGRRSEKDKKGKAICKYYIEGRCTWGEHCNFSHDIELPKKKELCKFYITGYCARADHCPYMHGEFPCKLFHTTGNCVNGDECMFSHDTLNDDTQELLSKMLAEDAEAGAEDEKEVEELKKQGINPLPKPPPGVGLLPTPPRPAPMDNNMAPVEYGGSPPMDFGGPPPPNHVQIPPGPGPVPVPNPCPGPPPPLGPEEGSPYQEGSPNPHGQAGAGGGAGRKIPSLFEIKVQPTGQLAQKLAVRGQTPSGPQTQTAAPSAPGAPPPSFPPPGMVTPDGAPNMGPGDLPPGSTSAGGNFYNNFYNQDGAAMEGVVEEGESFQDERGGPGKFNQSGPQEATSANGPPAGQGGLSVPDFLPPAQRVLFMRIQQKQQEEEERARRMAEGGSEKSREAEGDSGNWYSSEDEDGGGSVTSILKTLRQQVPQKSDGPPTDPRLHKAVAAAANSSARPADPRLARDPRLARAAELAQSSDSSSGPPADPRLARLAASSTGSNLPAAKPEPPLIYKPPPLTAPAPEEEETERVLRDKPVPIPLDPLMGMALRDPRSQLQQFSHIKKDILLHMPAFSKTITWSPEDLLPLPIPKQDFLPLPPGIPTVASLDPRLSRAQPQHNPPPLSKPSPPLLPTPSQDVPAPASSSSSLPDFELLSRILKTVGSSPSQAPSPPLLPTPTPPLSLLSTPPPVLSAAVDKPVDPRMARKAPVDPRLQPHKSALKQPSEPPPPPLSSAPSVKPSSSPPAIAPYDPRVLSAGGAGRGVGPVAAGGTSVLSGISLYDPRTKKPGSPSSNGGSNNSPNSSGSESKSGDVSSSKPKTKEPLFVRKSALDQPDLEKSSEQGTDRYNSYNRPRPKPAPSPNSTAQGAAGGAAAASGQGGAGGSGEPGVHALPVSSLFGVVKQASKPGGTSSPFGGNSPAQTEQTTAEQDNASLKDVFKGFDPTASPFCQ, from the exons ATGGCTGTGGAAAGCATGACTGTCCATCCAAACTCCCCAACTACCAACCACGAACACAACAGTCTCCTGACTGACGAAAG GCCAGAAgatggagagctggaggagggcgAATTGGAGGATGATGGAGGAGAACTAGAGGAGGAAACAGGTGGAGGCGGAGAACCGGCTGCAGCAGGAGGCGATGGAGGAGACGgggctggtgctggtgctgaccCGGGTGGGGAAGGAGACGGCGAGAGGCAGCGACGAAGCAAAGAGCGCCATGCCAGCAGCGGCTCTGACGAAGAGAGAGCCCACCGCCgcaagaggaagagaaagaaagagaaagaacgaGAGCGGGAGAAGCGCAGGGCAAAGAAGAAGCGCAAGTCAAAACACAAA CGGCACGCTTCGTCTGACGATGACCATTCGGACTACAGCGATGACTCGGACTACTCACCTAGTGAGAAGAGGAAGTACAGAGAGTACAGCCCCCAATATCCCCCATCT TCTCACAGCGGATATGGCGGCTCAAAGAAAGCCAGCTACATGAAGATGGACAAGCAGAGCTATGGTGGCTATGATGACTATGAGGAGGATAActatgaaggagaggaggaggaggatatgGGTGATGAAGAATATGATGACTTCACTAAGGAGCTTAACCAGTACCGTAAAGCcaaggaggggggaggaggtcGCGGCGGTCGAG GGTTGAGAGGACGCATGAAGAACATGAGAGGCCGTGGGGGcatgagagggagggggagaggtcgaggaggaagcagaggaagaggaggacgaggaggaaaaATGGGTGGAGACGATGATGGCGATGGATACGGGGAAGATATGGAG TACCCCGACGACGATTACGACCACATGGGAGAAGACGATTATGACGACTATTCGAAGGAGCTCAGTCACTATAAGAAGTCAAGAGGTCGAG GTGGCAGAGGCAATCGCATGAGAGGCCGGGGTAAGGGAGGCCGTGGCATGATCCGGGGAAAGCTGAGGAAccgagggagaggaagaggggacATGGGGAACGATGACGACAACATGGGAGACATGGACAACGGG GATGGAATTGGGGACTCTGGCCCAGGCATGGGACGGAGGTCTGAAAAGGACAAGAAGGGGAAGGCCATCTGCAAGTACTACATAGAGGGGCGGTGCACCTGG GGAGAGCACTGCAACTTCAGCCACGACATCGAGTTGcccaagaagaaggagctgtGCAAGTTCTACATCACTGGATACTGTGCCCGAGCGGACCACTGCCCCTACATGCATG GTGAATTTCCCTGCAAGCTGTTCCACACGACAGGAAACTGCGTCAATGGCGACGAGTGCATGTTCTCACACGACACGCTCAACGATGACACACAAGAGCTGCTCAGCAAG ATGCTGGCGGAAGATGCCGAAGCAGGAGCGGAAGatgagaaggaggtggaggagctgaagaagcagGGGATCAACCCGCTCCCTAAACCCCCTCCCGGGGTCGGCCTCCTCCCAACCCCTCCCAGACCAGCTCCCATGGACAACAACATGGCACCGGTGGAGTACGGAGGCAGTCCACCTATGGACTTTGGGGGTCCCCCTCCACCAAACCATGTACAGATCCCCCCTGGGCCTGGTCCAGTTCCTGTGCCCAACCCCTGCCctggccctcctcctcctcttggtcCTGAGGAAGGAAGTCCCTATCAAGAAGGATCCCCAAATCCCCATGGTCAGGCTGGTGCTGGAGGGGGTGCAGGGAGGAAGATCCCCTCTTTGTTTGAGATCAAGGTACAGCCAACTGGACAGCTCGCCCAGAAACTGGCTGTCAG GGGCCAGACCCCGAGTGGCCCTCAGACTCAAACCGCAGCACCGAGTGCCCCTGGTGCTCCGCCTCCTAGCTTCCCGCCTCCAGGCATGGTGACTCCAGATGGAGCTCCAAACATGGGCCCTGGAGACCTGCCTCCTGGTTCCACTTCTGCAGGTGGAAACTTCTACAACAACTTCTACAACCAGGACGGCGCGGCCATGGAGGGAGTGGTGGAGGAAG GTGAGAGCTTCCAAGATGAGAGAGGAGGGCCTGGGAAGTTCAACCAGTCGGGTCCCCAAGAGGCGACGTCGGCTAACGGACCGCCTGCCGGTCAGGGAGGATTATCAGTGCCTGACTTCCTGCCTCCAGCTCAGCGTGTTCTCTTCATGAGGatccagcagaagcagcaggaggaggaggagagagctcGCAGGATGGCTGAGGGAGGATCAGAGAAGAGCCGAGAAGCTGAAG GCGACTCTGGGAACTGGTACTCCAGTGAAGATGAGGATGGAGGCGGGAGTGTGACGTCCATCCTGAAGACTCTTCGTCAGCAGGTTCCTCAAAAGTCTGACGGCCCACCGACCGACCCTCGTCTTCACAAGgccgtcgctgctgctgctaacTCTTCAGCCCGCCCTGCTGACCCCCGCCTGGCACGGGACCCTCGACTTGCCCGCGCCGCAGAATTGGCCCAAAGCTCTGACTCCTCGTCCGGTCCACCAGCAGATCCGCGCTTGGCCCGGCTCGCCGCCTCTTCCACTGGCTCCAACTTACCTGCGGCGAAACCTGAACCACCACTCATCTACAAGCCCCCGCCGCTCACAGCCCCGGCCCCCGAAGAGGAGGAAACGGAGCGGGTTCTGAGGGACAAGCCCGTCCCCATTCCCCTGGACCCCCTCATGGGCATGGCGCTGAGAGACCCGCGATCCCAGCTGCAGCAGTTCAGCCATATCAAGAAAGATATTCTTCTCCACATGCCAGCCTTCTCCAAAACCATCACCTGGTCGCCCGAGGACCTGCTCCCTCTTCCCATCCCCAAACAGGACTTCCTTCCTCTCCCACCAGGCATCCCCACAGTCGCCTCCCTCGACCCGCGACTGTCTCGCGCCCAGCCACAGCAcaaccctcctcctctctccaagccctcacctcctcttcttcctacTCCCTCCCAAGACGTCCCTGCTCcggcctcctcatcctcctccctcccgGACTTTGAACTGCTCTCTCGTATTCTTAAGACAGTTGGTTCCAGCCCGTCCCAGGCCCCCTCACCTCCTCTCTTACCCACACCCACTCCACCTTTGTCTCTGCTGAGCACCCCCCCACCAGTTCTTTCTGCTGCAGTCGATAAGCCCGTGGACCCCAGAATGGCTCGTAAAGCTCCTGTGGATCCTCGATTACAGCCGCACAAGTCTGCCCTCAAGCAGCCATCAGAACCGCCAccgcctcctctctcctctgctccatctGTGAAGCCTTCAAGTTCCCCACCCGCCATCGCACCTTACGACCCACGTGTCCTGTCAGCAGGGGGAGCAGGTCGTGGCGTGGGTCCGGTGGCAGCGGGGGGTACCAGTGTTCTGAGTGGCATCAGCTTGTATGACCCACGGACTAAAAAGCCCGGCAGTCCCAGCAGCAACGGCGGCTCAAACAACTCCCCCAACTCATCCGGATCGGAATCCAAATCCGGCGACGTCTCCTCAAGTAAACCCAAAACCAAGGAGCCGCTGTTTGTTCGCAAGTCTGCTCTGGACCAACCGGACCTGGAAAAAAGTTCAGAGCAGGGGACGGACAGGTACAACAGCTACAACAGGCCCCGACCCAAACCTGCACCGTCACCCAACTCCACTGCCCAAGGAGCTGCCGGTGGAGCTGCTGCGGCCAGTGGTCAGGGTGGTGCTGGAGGCTCAGGTGAGCCTGGCGTCCACGCTCTCCCGGTGTCCTCACTCTTTGGTGTCGTGAAGCAGGCGTCCAAACCAGGCGGAACCAGCAGCCCATTCGGAGGCAACAGCCCAGCGCAGACGGAGCAGACCACAGCAGAGCAGGACAACGCCTCACTGAAGGACGTTTTCAAGGGCTTCGACCCCACAGCCTCGCCCTTCTGTCAGTGA